The genomic region tctccactgataaataacacactggctaacttggaaatgaggtcctatgtccaaaattctgaaccacccctttaacatGGGTGAATGTAATACCCCATTCAGGCGTACACCGTGAAGTCGTGGGTTACtgagggagtgtgtgtatggACAGAAGGGAGAGGTGAAAACACAAATTTTATCTGGCAATTATTGGATGTAATTCAATGCAATTCTGTGGTTCACCGATAAAGTTTATGGTACTACACTAAATGGTAATGGTATTAATCGTTATGAATAGTAGCAGAAGAGTAGGCTAGATGTTGCACTGAATCCATGTTGTCGGTTGTGTCCATTGTACCTCCACACACTTACTGTATAAGTAAAGCCCTACACTCCTGAACTAAAATAGTCTCATCTTGTAAGGTTTTCCCAGATGAGTTCCACCTTCAGACCCTGAACCCTTTCCTACGTTCCTGTGCTGAGCTCCATCAACATGTCAATGTCAAGAACATCATCATTGCCCTCATTGACAGGTACAATTTGATTCACTGAAAATTAACAAAGCTAATGGAATTTGAATTTGTCCCAGGATAAGCGATAGATTTTAGGGGATAGAATAACTGGCCTTTCTCGGTGAAAAGGAAAATAACACTATAAAATGGGACCGGGATCAATAGGATAGTATACTAAAGAGACTGTACGTGTAATAACCAACTCAAAAAATGAGATCTAGTGTAAGGTTACTCTTTAAAGAAGAATTAAATAGTGATCTGTGTTTGTGACCTAAATAGTGGGAATGTACTTGGATTTTCTTTGCTAATTTCtctattttgtttttcagacTTGCTCTGTTTGCTCATCGAGAAGATGGCCCTGGTATTCCATCTGAGATCAAACTGTTTGACATCTTCTCTCAGCAAGTGGCTACTGTTATTCAAGTAGGTTGTATTCTGTAAGACAAAAACTCATTCTGTACACACTTAAAGCGTAATTCTTGCCAAAATGCAGCctagggtgtttttgtgaatgtacccgagtcaaactttaatttaaaagcataattaggacggaagcgccacttttaagatttaccgtatcttcgtttttcgatcaaatggccttttgaatgggaatgctaggggcacttctatgatagcatcaaaatcaacatttttaaaatgcttagaaggctcgacacaacatgaaactttgctcgaagtatcaccaggggctctacacatgaactcgagcattgagaacattgtttgtgtacacagagtttactaaaaaaggttttgaacgacTTACTTTAGCAGTAGTTGGCGCTaccatcttgccagtcaaaaagtgtcgatctccaaatgcgaatgaacggactccataggaggaaatgtcattcttatatgaggttcctttttcaactacaaggtcaatattgtttttcactaatgacaaaacaacgaattattcgtgcatttatatggaactaagctttaggagctttccatctttactctcctccctgttacgttgcattcggagatGGTAGTgctgggaaacaacaacaactgctaaagtaagtcgttcaaaacctttctttttagtaaactctgtgtacacaaacaatgttctcaatgctcaagttcatgtgtagagcccttGGTggtacttcgagcaaagtttcatgttgtgttgagccttcttagtgttttaaaaatgttgattttgatgctatcatagaaGTGCCccagcactcccattcaaaaggccatttgaccgaaaaatgaagatacggtaaatcttaaaagtggcgcttccgtcctaaatatgcttttaaactaaagtttgactcgggtacattcacaaaaataccctaggttgcattttggcgagagttacactttaatgaTTTCCACACTTTGATGATTTAAAGGTTTTGTGTGTAACtctttgatattaataaacatccgttacattcaagccattgccaaatgagttgctataaagctaattaagactaagATCAGctccacaactctctctgtatttctcagtatggctatgttcagaagattgtcgTCTGGCTCTtttgaagagtccatgttttttaatcctccgtgacctccttggctactagcaactgtgtgtgcGACCACGGATggtttgtgtcatgtggatACGCCGACAGtgctgttgtcattacttagaattcctcatggggaagACATAAACTACGCACGATACagtatatttaattatttttttgtgcacaAAAAAGTACAGCTGCAAAAATAATCAGTCAATTGGTATATAAAAAAGCAaacattctctgattccagcttgttaaatgtacagttgtgttcaaaacaATAGAGGGTCCAACATCACTGACCTCCATAAATCAaaatttttggtagaagtgatatttccaCATGGCAAAtcatttactagtaagtgttgtagagtcatagaaaaccaacagacccaacagtcatgacatgcatgctgctcattctgtgtaattgaatctgtaattgaaaggggcatgttcaaaataatagcagtgttgttgtttttttagtgaggtgattgattctgtgaagaaacaggtgtcagttatggcccatatttaaggaaggaaggaagcgaatgttgtgcatgctggttatagtgcatttcacactgaaatactcagcaaaatgggttgttccaagaagtgcagaaaattataggctgctcagccaaaatgatttcaaaagccttgaaatggcatccaaagcctgaacgacgtgggaaaaaagtgtcaactaccattcgaatggatcgaagaatagccaaaatggcaaaggctcaaccaatgattagctccaggaaaatcaaagaagacttaaagttacttGTGAGTACTGTTATGATCAGAAGAAGGCAAAAAGAAGCAAAGCTATCaactagaagcccccgcaaagtctcattgctgaaaaaaagacatgtactgaataggttgaaatttgccaaaggacacattgactggccaaaggagaaaaggtgcaacattctgtggactgacgagagcaaaattgttctttttgggtctaggggccgcagacagtttgtccgacgaccctcatgcactgaattcaagccacagtacactgtaaagacagtaaagcatggtggtgcaaaaatcatgttatagggatgtttctcatactgtggtgttgggcctatttatcgcataccagggatcatggatcagtttcaatacatcaaaatacttgaagaggtcatgttgccttatgctgaagaggaaatgcctttgaaattggtctttcaacaagacaatgacccaaaacacaccagtaagcgagcaaagtcttggttctagatgaacaagattgatgttatggagtggccagcccaatccccagacctcaatcccatagaaaacttgtggggtgacatcaaaaatgctgtttctgaggcaaaccCCAGTAACgcagaggaattgtgcaatgtagttcaatcgtcctgggctggaatatctgttcacaggtgccagaagttggtcgacttcatgcaacacagatgtgaagcagttctcagaaataatggttatgcaactaaatattagtgcagtgatttaaagtaaagcaaacccttaaacatttactgtataaactgaaaaatgtctcgagtttgtaaagaaaaatacaaatactgctattttttttaacagactaatatttctttttcttcactttctgtaaagatataacacaaacttgatcaattttggtcatgttttgatttggaattgaatgtgcagtgttcccaatgcattgatattatgaaattaaaagctattctaaggattttgagcattattcacttttttaaacacactgctattattctgaacacaactgtaaatattttctagtttcttctctcctctgtgacattaAACTGAATGTCTTGGaagtttggacaaaacaagacatttgaggatgtgatcttgggctttgggaaacactaacATCAAAAttgtatagaccaaacaactaattaaaggtgctctaagcgatgttgggtgacagaacttcttgttgacgttcaaagtattttcaaacaaaacgaggctagctcgcccctccctcctcctcatcccgtcccctctccctcccttccgtgcttccgcgcactaaccccccaacccccaccgccaaatccttcttgtcggttattggctggaacgctggaagactttatgtttggtggtgcaggttggcacagtttgtttttattgccgtttgtggagcctgagctgtctacagagaccgcgtctttttacagtgtgttcaggggataggcagctcgcggatagtgaggagatgtttgctgtatgtgacaaaaaatgttgtaacctaaaaaatgcgtgacatcgcttagagcacctttaattaatcaagaaaataatcaacagatgtTGCAGTCTTACAAAAAAGTATAATAAAACACTATTAAATATTGTTGAGTCAATTTTAAGGTGTAGAAGAGATTTGATAAGATTCACGTCAGAACAACCAAAAAAGCTTATATTCTCCCCCTTTCTGGTGTAggtcaaaagaaaagaaatcctcATAAAATTAGATGAATCATCCAATCATTGGTCTACATACATTTGCCAACTGCTTACAGTATGATGATTAGGCAAAATGGTCTTACTAAGCTATCCTTCTCCAAGCTATGATGACTCTAAGTTTAAATTTCAAACCGTTGGACTGACCATGCTGACAGTTTCATTCTATGATTCTTCCTCCTCCAGTCTCGCCAGGACATGCCATCAGAGGACGTAGTCTCTTTGCAGGTCTCTCTCATCAACTTGGCCATTAAATGCTACCCTGACCGTGTGGACTACGTAGATAAGGTCCTGGAGAGCACTGTGGAGATATTCAACAAGCTCAACTTGGAACAGTAAGTACAATAGAGTGGTTAATcattaagcccagttcagaccaaagattcgcgcAGAAACTACTTACAACTCACCGGTTTGCAGCGTTCTAAAACCTACCAGTTCAGTTCAGCTTTTTGTagctaaatatgaatgtggataacgttagtgagatgcttgctacagttacatttctagtgatgaatctgcgaaaatgcttttatttctctgattcacggctttACAAGATGActtctattggctgttgaaacaggtgacgtctcttacgttctaaaaccagcactagagactcgaccagctgagtcgcagccaCACCATCAACTGTTTTAAGTCGAGCTAAAatgggccggttcagaccgctgaaacttttCTCTGTGACTTTctcaactcttttttttctcattgcgaatatttggtctgaactgggctttagggTGTGGACCTGTTTCAAGCAGTAAAAGCAAGATATTGAAGGGTTTAGGGTTTCCTGTATGTTCAAATCGGGCATGTTCATATTTGGGGTTAGGaaaattctctctctgtttattaTGGTACCAACTTTATTCATTAACCTTAATGTCTTCTTGCTTTATCCTTCATGGCCGTCTCAAAACAtgataaaacaattaaaagagGAGGGTCACCAATAGGCAGAGCAAAAACAGAGGGATTTAATCATTTTGGTTATTTTAGCTTTCCTATTGTTACCCGCTGTAAAAAATGACAGATATTTTTAATTGAATATATTTAATTGAACTGTAGAAGCCTGCATAAACTGACCAAATTAAAGCAGGTTTTGAACAGGTTAAAACCTTTAAAAGCCAAGATTGTGTTCTTACAGGAAAAACACCTATTAGCTAACGAGACAATTAAGATAAAAATGAAGGTGGCCAGGACAGGTTCTATCATCTTCGTACTCTTTTAACTCTGTAGGTGTGATTATACAAACATGATCACAGACAGGATAGAATAGGGTTAATGATTGGCATTTAAATGCACTCTTTGCCTCGCTTGCTTTCACACTTATGTGTCACACTTCTACCCGTTCCATTCTTTCCCCTCCCCTAGCATAGCGACCAGCAGCGCAGTGTCAAAGGAACTAACCCGACTGTTGAAGATCCCAGTGGATACCTACAACAACATCCTGACCGTGCTGCAGCTCAAGCACTTCCCACCACTCTTCGAGTACTTTGACTACGAGTCACGCAAGAGCATGAGTTGCTATGTGCTGAGCAACACACTGGACTACAACACCACCATTCTGGAACAGGAACAGGTTGGATTCCTCCCTACCACTAAAACACAAgggcattaattgttgaggatAGGCAGTCAGACATGctgcacacccacacagcacCCTGACTGTAAGAAAGTGGGAATCCTCTTAATGTCCAACATATCATAACTGTGAAGCTGGCGATGGTAACATGGTGTTTTACCTCATCTCTGGTTATGCAACCATTTAGAAAGATGGCAAGCTTTTTGTTTTTAGGGTGGGTAGAATGAATCTTTCTCCGTTGAtcccttttgtttgtttgctgcctcCATGGCTGTACTACAGCTGTAGTGCACTGGGTttgcgtttttacaggtatatctggcaaccggCCCGGCTGGCAaaatgggcagttgataacaacacacaggccaaaacacaaacggACATTCCGTCActgaacggaaatttcaaaaggagaaaatactggctttagcattgttCTTATAAAAACGTAGTATTataacttagcatgtttccttaatatcggatgacatattgtggtaattttttgattaaatacagtaaatatattacttATTGCACCTTTAACAATATATACAacttaaatatatattcaaatttagAATATTCATTGATGATGATAGAGTGCAAGGCATCAGAAATCCCGTACATATAACAAGGCTGCATTACTTAGTGTTGAATGTGCGGCCTTCTCTTACTACTGTAACTTACTGGGCAAGATTTTTGATCGGTCTCTGACCCATGACCTCGTCAGCATAGGTCATCAGCCAAAAGCAAGAAGGAAATTTAGAAAAGTACCTGGAATCAAAACTACTTACTCCCTCTCTGGTTTCTCTAGGTGGACGCCATCTTGAGCTTGGTATCCACACTGATACAGGACCAGCCAGACCAACCAGCTGATGACCCTGACCCTGAGGACTTTGCTGAGGAGCAGAGCCTTGTGGGTCGTTTCATCCATCTGCTCCACTCCGAAGATCCGGATCAACAGTATCTTGTGGGTCCTTTTCCTCAacattaaaggaacatgccAGTGAAGGAACTAGATGTGTACATACTAAAATAACGTCTGTTACATGTGCTcagtcatggaaggcttgtatcatgtggacgcgccgacagttttgttgtcattacttagaattcctcatgggggagacagaaactacacactgttcGTTGATTTACACCATAAGGAAATTAATGTAACCCAGTGGCTGCCTTGAAAGTatgaaaatgcatttaaaaatctGTAACTCTATGGCATGCTTTGGATTTAAAACTGTTGTGTGTTTCATGTTTCTATAACTTTCTCTGTTGGGGTTGGTAAGCCACAATGTCTTTTGCTGTCATTACCGTTAACACTGGTTTGTTGGTCAGATTCTGAACACAGCCCGGAAACACTTTGGTGCGGGTGGGAACCTAAGGATTCGCTACACACTCCCTCCTCTGGTGTTCGCTGCCTACCAGCTGGCCTTCAGATACAAGGAGAACTCCTCATTGGTGTGCAAACATCCCTTTCACTACATCTCACATGCTGTATTTCTAGTTTTGTCTATCCTATTAAATTATTCCAAATGTATCTCCCATCAGGATGACAAGTGGGAAAAGAAGTGTCAGAAGATCTTTTCCTTCGCCCACCAGACCATCAGTGCACTTATCAAGGCAGAGCTTGCTGAGCTGCCTCTTCGACTCTTCCTGCAGGGGGCGCTGGCTGCAGGCGAGATTGGCTTTGAAAACCACGAGACTGTTGCTTATGAGTTCATGTCACAGGTACAATGTTTAATTAAACCGTTGCCTTTAAATCTCTTGAGCATTCAGGCTCACACGGTGTCTTCACAGGCTACATAGTGAAAGCAGCACGTCTTTGGTCCTGGCTAAAATAACCAAAGCACAGGTCTGAAAGTGACCGAGTTAAGTTAATAAACCCTCAGCACCTGCCTAAAGAATGTGATTTTTAGTGTCTATAATTGAACCTTTGCATTTCATGCTGGCCTCACAGATTCCTGTACAAGAGTTAAATGTTTTTGAATTGGGAAAAGCTTTAGGTGGTGTTGCTCTAGAAAAGTCACAACCACATTATATACAGAAGATGATAAACAAAATAACACTGAAAgtttcacattttgtttttttattttactgtacaaattGAAAAGCTTGAGACAACTGTCGGACTAGCTAACTGAAAATGTATGAGGGAAATATCTTTAAACAAACGCTTGTGCATTTTGTATCTCAGATATAATTGGTTGGCTACAGCCTATAGTGTGGAGGACGCTTAATTTAAGATGGTTATAGAGAGAGGGGCAGCCAGTCAGTTGAACTCCAGTCACATAAAGAAAGATGACATATGATAACtggaaatattttatattatatcctGTTTTGTGTTGTTCAAGTGGATTTGTTAACACTTACATGGGCCTTTAATTTAAATATTCTGTGggagctttttgttttttctttgtttttttacagcaaaATTGAATTTGTGATGTTAGTTCATAGAAAAGTAGTACAGCAACTTGAGTGCCTACATTTTGAATATTTGATGACTACTTGAGACCCcaaaactgttttaaaaattCCACAGGCAATTGTGGTGATTTCTTTCAttgattttgttttgctttgattCTCAAATATTGCAACAACAAAACCTCTGGCTCTCTCCTTTTCACATCTTTTGTCTCATTccttttcctctctccctccttgcCCACCAATGCCACCTTTTGCATTTCTTCTCTTGCTTCTCAATACATCTCCCTCACCAGGCCTTCTCTCTGTACGAGGATGAGATCAGTGACTCTAAAGCCCAGTTGGCAGCCATCACACTGATCATTGGTACCTTTGAGCGAATGCGATGTTTCAGCGAGGAAAACCATGAGCCGCTGAGGACTCAGTGTGCGCTGGCTGCCTCCAAGCTGCTGAAGAAGCCTGACCAGTGCCGAGCCGTCAGTATCTGCGCCCATCTCTTTTGGTCAGGTCGCAGCACTGAAAAAAATGGTGAAGAGGTGTGTTGGAATTGTTTTTGTGCTATTTCAAAAACACTTGTAtctgaaaaaaatcttttacaCCTGCGAAGGGAACTAAAATGGGCTGTGCTGTCACTACATCCCACCAGTACACTCACTGTGAGAAAACGTTTGTTGATGTAATAATGGCATTAACACCAAACGGAGCTCGCAATTGTGATGGGACCTGCAGTTTCCACAATCAAGGAGTAAACAGTAGACAGTTATACTAAAGTGGGGATGATAAATGACACTGTAAGAGTGTTCAATTGTCCGTCTTAAGCACACTGTAGCATGCCACATTTAAATTACGTTTATGTTTTGGGCAGTTTTGTCTTTATTAGATAGAAGACATTAGAGAGGGGACAGGAAATGAGAGGAGGACGCTGGtggatgacatgcaacaaaggtcgaGTAGGTTTGAACCGGGGATGTAACATAACATGGTTACCTTCTTCCCCTGTGCTACCAGGACGCCTCAAAAAGATTATAGTGAAAAATGCGGATAATTGGTACAGAAGGAAACTGTTTGTCTTTTAGATTTTCCATCAATTATCCTTcaataatatactgtatctgaGTTTGCTAGATCATTGTTTGGACACATTTTGATTCACTTGATCTCTGATGATCCACTGCTGTCATTGCTAAGTACTGATGTTGCATTATTAGATCCGTGATGGTAAGCGGGTGATGGAGTGTCTAAAGAAAGCCCTGAAGATTGCCAACCAGTGTATGGACCCATCGCTGCAAGTCCAGCTTTTCATTGAAATCCTCAACAGATACATCTGCTTCTATGAGAGAGAAAATGATGCGGTAGGAcaccacaaatgtcaacatgGTTAAGACACCTGTTCCAAGCTGTGTTGTTAACAACTGTCACGTTTTGAATGCTCTTAAGTACCCAGGTTACTGTTTATCTGCAGTAACCTGGTTTGAGAAATGTCATGTAAACAAGAACCTGATTTGTTCTTTTCAGTTTTGTCATTCTGATGACTTTAAATGAGTATGTGCAGATAAGTACTCTAACATCTTTGCTTTTAACCTTCAAAACACAAAGACAGTCACTTCCAATTGATGTGAATGCAGTCCATAAAAGCTATGTAAATATTACACTACAAACAGGAACTCTTACACTGTCCCTCATCCTCCACCTTTCCAGGTGACTGTCCAGGTATTAAACCAGCTTATCCAGAAGATCAGAGAAGACCTTCCCAACCTGGAGGCGAGTGAGGAAACGGAGCAGATCAACAAACACTTCCACAACACACTGGAGCATCTTCGCCTGCAGAGAGAATCCCCCGAGTCTGAGGGCCCCGCCTATGAGGGCCTGGTTCTTTAAAACTCACGCAGGTTGGAAGGATGTGAAGTCCATCCATAGATGTTTcactatattataaatatacaaGAGCACACACTCACAAGAACTCACAAAATCCCATCCTTTAGGCcgggaataaaaataaatatcaagAAGAGCTAAAGTACTCAttccttcattttattattattaatttttctGCATAAGTTCCTCTTCACCATCCCTCACTTGCAGAACGGTTTTCTGCAACAGGTTGGAGATGTTACATTTTGAGAAGCGTGTGCCAGCAACACTGCACTTAGCTTTAACGTGCACTTCTGGCAAGTCGTAGGCACCATTCCTTTATGAATTCCTGCTTGGAAAATTTGTCTTTAACCTGTATCATTTGATTGTCAATAGATTTACTAGCTGTTGTAGGTGTACCTGCTGAGTCATCAACCCCTCACGTGTTCGCATCTTTCCATATCGAGAATGAATGTATTGGCGTGAGTGTATAACGGCTACAGGATCTAGTATTGGTGTTACAGCTATATTGCATACGAATAACCCCTGAATAACTCTGCTGTTCCTTGGGATGGCTTTGTAGCCATTTTTAAACTAGTTGGAACCAACGAAACTGAAGACCTGATGTATGGAAGCACATGCAAACTATGGCCCCACAGGAACAGTGCAAACAATGTTGTTTCCATTAAAAACTGATGTTTTGGAACAGCGCTTCTTATCATCTGGTCGGTCAATTCAGTTAATAATTGTGCATTTTGCATGATCCAGTTCTTCTGCTGTCCCTGCTGGGCtgcaaagaaatacaaataatcTTACAAATCTAGGGATTTATAGGTGGGAAAATTGTCATATTTTGACAAGATCCTCTCATGCTTAAGCAGTGTTTCTTCTTAATAACATCAGATTTGTCTCTCATCACTCTATGGACTCCATATTTCATGTATTGTTGATTTCTGGACTTCTCACCAATGGATTGACAACTGCAAAGAACTGCAGCATGTGTTTGCATGATTTAGTGTGCTTGTACTATAAGGCCTGGTTTTCAGTTAGTCTGTTGTGGGGGCTGCAGAGATTTCTCAGGATTGTATGCTAGTTGACAAGTTGCCATACTGAGCACCTACTGATGTACACATGTGCTGCAGCTTCTGACAGTGTCTGCTGATTTTCTTAGCTATTGTTGATTTGTTGGAGAGGGAATTGACCattttctctcccctttttaAATCTGTGTGAAAACCCTCTTGTAAATCAGAtccagaaaaaaaagcaaattaaaaaGCAATTCTCATTGTCATTTGctgaaataaaataacaattaacaatacatatgtgcatttgtttttacacacaGCATATGAATAAAATACAATCGTATTATATATTACAGTAAGTGACCGTAAGTGTTATAACGATCTGTGTTAACACGTTGctcttcatgttttttttctgaaagaTCCAAAGCAGCCTatgaatattaaaaaagaaaagaaaaggcctattatataaatgtttaacttttcatccagtTTCAGGTCGAGTCATGTCTACCAAATTCATTAGCTCTACCCGCTTATCGTTTGGAGGGTTGCAGGGCGGCTGGCTGGATCCCAGCTGACATTGGGAGAGAGGTTGGGTAAACCTTGGACAGTCATAACAGGGCTGATAAAGATACAACCATTCATACCTTTGGGCAATTTAGAGTTGCCAATGAACCTAACTTGTCTTTGGACTGTtggaggagccagagcccccagagaaaactcacacatgcacagggaGAGCATGCAAATTCCTAACAGAAAAGCTCCTGCAGGCGTTATGCTGAGTTCTGCCTGCTCGTTTTCTTCTAGTTGCGCCCACAGCTAATGCCCCAAGGAATCCTATGAAGGAATTATACTGCATTTCATATTCAAGTAAATGTCATACTGATGAAATAGTGAACTATTAAAGTATATTACCTGCTATTTTATTAAAGGCTTGTTTTAGAGCCAGCGTGGGCAAATGACCAGAGAACACTACAAACGTTCAGTAGTTCAGTGAGCACCACAATAAGCTCGTGAAATGCATACAGTTACTCTGATTTTCTGCCTAACCAACTGATGCCAAAGGTGAATTAAAGATTTGTAGAGGCGGAAATGGGTataagatatatttttttttcaagcaaaagATCTGAGGTATGTTTGCAGAAATAACTGGAAGTACCTCTGAGTTTCTAAAGCCTTTTCATACATGTGCAAAGCGGTGCTCCCAATCACAACACTTCACAACATAATGTATTGCACAGCTTCATAGGTTGGCATTACTAATTTAACGTTACAGATGAACAGGTTtgcaattaaaatgtatgtCCTCAGCTGAGATTCTATACTGCTCTTAGAGAATATCGT from Sander lucioperca isolate FBNREF2018 chromosome 3, SLUC_FBN_1.2, whole genome shotgun sequence harbors:
- the vps35 gene encoding vacuolar protein sorting-associated protein 35, translating into MECIIQVFPDEFHLQTLNPFLRSCAELHQHVNVKNIIIALIDRLALFAHREDGPGIPSEIKLFDIFSQQVATVIQSRQDMPSEDVVSLQVSLINLAIKCYPDRVDYVDKVLESTVEIFNKLNLEHIATSSAVSKELTRLLKIPVDTYNNILTVLQLKHFPPLFEYFDYESRKSMSCYVLSNTLDYNTTILEQEQVDAILSLVSTLIQDQPDQPADDPDPEDFAEEQSLVGRFIHLLHSEDPDQQYLILNTARKHFGAGGNLRIRYTLPPLVFAAYQLAFRYKENSSLDDKWEKKCQKIFSFAHQTISALIKAELAELPLRLFLQGALAAGEIGFENHETVAYEFMSQAFSLYEDEISDSKAQLAAITLIIGTFERMRCFSEENHEPLRTQCALAASKLLKKPDQCRAVSICAHLFWSGRSTEKNGEEIRDGKRVMECLKKALKIANQCMDPSLQVQLFIEILNRYICFYERENDAVTVQVLNQLIQKIREDLPNLEASEETEQINKHFHNTLEHLRLQRESPESEGPAYEGLVL